The following coding sequences lie in one Palaemon carinicauda isolate YSFRI2023 chromosome 7, ASM3689809v2, whole genome shotgun sequence genomic window:
- the LOC137643446 gene encoding class A basic helix-loop-helix protein 15-like, translated as MIVRQDTKVENVSSRTNPSMKYSDSGSGKDERGTTDGVQLRSSAGAAKKYGLRPRNVIRRVQAEKRREDEPGRVSKASRVRPAPLSKYRRKTANARERQRMKEINNAFETLRRILPDFCRRREASSMTKITTLKLAVSYIRTLSHILEGGRPSDISFLDGFHLEEPSVCSPDPANQRYFKPDHLRTSPGSVSDLSDLLPDEESCDFDDNLSAFDDIQALPEMDAFSLLMVKDADSSSTGS; from the coding sequence ATGATCGTAAGACAAGATACGAAAGTCGAGAACGTTAGTTCTCGAACAAATCCCTCGATGAAGTACTCTGATAGTGGTAGCGGTAAGGACGAGAGAGGCACGACTGATGGCGTCCAGTTGAGGTCATCTGCCGGGGCTGCCAAGAAGTATGGCCTAAGACCACGCAACGTAATCAGACGAGTACAGGCGGAGAAACGTCGAGAAGATGAGCCGGGAAGAGTATCAAAGGCGTCCAGAGTTCGACCTGCCCCGCTTTCCAAATACCGCAGGAAGACCGCGAATGCTCGCGAACGCCAGCGAATGAAGGAGATAAACAACGCCTTCGAAACCCTCCGTCGGATTCTACCAGACTTCTGCAGGAGGCGAGAAGCTTCCTCCATGACGAAGATTACGACGCTTAAATTGGCCGTCAGTTACATACGGACACTATCGCACATACTGGAAGGCGGGCGTCCATCCGATATATCTTTCTTGGATGGTTTTCATCTGGAAGAGCCTTCCGTTTGCAGCCCCGATCCAGCCAACCAGCGCTATTTCAAGCCGGATCACTTGCGGACTTCGCCTGGAAGCGTCAGTGATCTGAGCGACCTTTTACCTGACGAAGAGTCTTGTGATTTCGACGATAACTTGAGTGCATTCGACGACATCCAAGCGTTACCAGAAATGGACGCATTTTCATTACTGATGGTCAAAGATGCCGACAGTTCCTCTACGGGATCTTGA